The genome window GACCTCCGAGATAGCGGAGGACGGCAGGATCAATCTCTCCGGCCCCGACGCCGGGATAGTAATTGGAAAGCACGGCGAGACCCTGAAGGCCACGGAGTACCTGCTGAACCTGATCGCAAGGGACGTCGGGGAAGGCCGCAGGATAGTGCTCGACAGCGATGGATACAGGGAGAGACGCGAGCAGAGCCTTCAGCGCCTGGCCCTCGCCGCGGCGCGCAAGTGCGCCGACAGGGGAAGGCCCGCCCACCTAGAGCCGATGACCAGCTGGGAGAGAAGGATAGTGCACCTCGCGCTCAAGGATAATCCCGATGTGGAGACAAGGTCCGTCGGAGAGCCTCCCTCGCGCAAAGTGGTGGTGTATCCGCTTCGCAGAGGTAACTTAAACGGGAGAGCCTACAGAAGGGGCTCCTGATGTACCCCGTCCTGTTCACCATCGGAGACACGCCGGTCCACAGCTACTACCTGCTGTGGACCTTGGCATTGATGATGGCCGTGCTGCTTGTTCGATCGAGGATGACTGGCATGTACGGATTAGTCGATGACGATGCCAGGGCGATAATCATATGGGGGTTCCTGGGAATGCTGCTGGGGGCTAGGATGGGAAGCGTCTACGACTCCTGGGCCATATACCGGGCCGACCTTTGGAGGATACTGAGGGTCTGGGAAGGGGGGCTCTCGGCCATTCCCGCCTTTTTGGGCGCGGCGGCTCTCTCCTTGGTCGCATCCCTGGCACGGGGCGTCTCTTTCTGGAAAGTGGTGGACGCCGCTGCGACGCCCGCGGCCCTGACTGTCGCAGTAGGTCGATGGGGGTGCTTCCTAAACGGCTGTTGCTGGGGAATTGTGACTACATCCCCTCTCGGAGTGCGTTTTATATCGGATTCCCCCGATGTACTGCGGCATCCGACCCAGCTTTACTACTCCTTCGGGGCCCTGGCTATCGCAGGTCTGCTCCAGTGGACGGAGCAGGCCCTCCTGGGGGACGGCGATGCCAGAAGGGTCAAGGGAGCGGTTCTCTGCCCCCTGTTCTCTGTTCTCTACTCGGTTATGCGCCTTTCGATAGACCCCTTCAGAAGTGATTATTACGGTGCCGGAATGCAACTGAACCGGTATATACTCTCGGTCACGGCAGTGGTGGGGGCAGCCTGGCTCGCTCATTCCCTGTTCGCAAAACGTGGCGGAGAGCGAGGTTTATAGAAAATGCGGATTCATCATTAGGTAAAAAAAACGATGTTTTTCCGCCCAAAAAGAATACAATAAAACCATCCAGATTCGGAGGTGGTTTACAGTGCAGTTAAAAAACAAAAATTTAGGGATCATAGGCGTCCCAGTAGCGCTGTTGCTCGTTTTGACGTTTCTGTTGCAGCTGACTTCACTCGCGACGCCCTCCTTCGCCCAGGATCCTTTCACGGACAACCCGGTGGCGAAGATCGCGAAGGAGCTCTCTCCGGCCGTCGTCAACATCGATGTCGAGGCGATGGTCACCCGCTCCATGAGCCCGTTCGGGGACGACCCGATCTTCCGGCAGTTCTTCGGGGAGGAGTTCCGCCGCTTCTCGAGGACCATCCCCATGAAGGGCAGGGGATCCGGGTTCATCGTGTCCAAGGACGGTCACATAATCACGAACAACCACGTCGTGGACGGTGCGGACAAGATCACCGCCACTTTCGCCGACGGCAGGACTTTCGAGGCCAAGGTGCTCGGCAAGGACCCGACCTTCGACCTGGCGGTGCTCAAGATCGAAGGCAACGACCTGCCCTTCCTCGAACTGGCTGACTCCGACAAGACCGAGGTGGGCGAGTGGGTGGTCGCCATCGGCAATCCCTTCGGGCTCGAGCACACGGTGACAGTCGGGGTCATCTCGGCGAAGAACCGCAGCATCCACGCGGGCAACGTCAACTTCGACGGTTTCCTCCAGACAGACGCGGCGATCAATCCGGGCAACAGCGGAGGCCCTCTGCTGAACCTCAGGGGAGAAGTGGTGGGGATCAACACTGCCATAGTACCCTATGCCCAGGGGATAGGTTTCGCGATCCCGGTCAACATGGCCAAGCAGGTGATGAACGACCTCATCGAGTTCGGCAAGGTCCGAAGAGGGTGGCTCGGTGTCACGATTCAGCCCCTGACCAGGGAGTTCGCCGAGGCGTATGGGGTTGACGGGGAGAACGGCGCTGTCGTCAGCGACGTGATGCCCGACTCGCCGGCGGAGAAGGCCGGGTTGCATAGGGGCGACGTCATACTGGAGGTGGACGGGGCAAGCGTCAAGAACCACCAGGAGTTCGTGATGAAGATCCGCCAGATGCTCGCCGGCACCAAGGTGAAGCTGACCGTGGTGCGCCAGAAGAAGACCATCGAGATAGACGCGACACTGGGCGATATGCCCGGCAGCGAGGTTCGCGCCGTCCCGGGGGAGGGAGGAGCCAAGGCGCTCAAGGGGCTTGGAATAGAGGTGAGCTCCGTCACCGACGAGGTGCGCAAGAAGAACGGCCTGAAGAAGGATGAGGGCGTGCTGATCTCCTCGGTCGAGGAGGGCTCGATGGCCCAGAGGGCGGGCATACGTGAGAACGACGTAATACTGGAGATGAACGGACTGAGGCTCTCCGGCCTCTCGGATCTAGACAGGGTGGATGACAAGAGCGGGTCGGCGGTGCTGTTGATCATGAGGGACTCGAGGACGTTCTTCGTCTCGATCAGGACCCGCAAGTAGTCTCCCCTTATTTTGGAAGGCAGATGAGCGGACGCCCCCGTCGCGAGCACGGGGGCGTTTGCTTATTTTCGCGGCAGGTGATAGTATTCGTCTCGACCCTTACTCGGATCTGCGCTCCGGACGCTCTTCTGAGTTTCGGGATTCTTTTCAAGAGGTGAAACAGTATGTTGCAGGGAGAGAAGAAACAGGGAATCATCGAGGAGTACCGGGTTCATTCAACCGATACCGGTTCCCCCGAGGTGCAGGTGGCGATGCTGACGCAGCGTATCCGCGAGTTGACGGAGCATCTCAAGATCCACACGAAGGACTTCCACTCGCGCAGAGGACTGCTGAAGATGGTCGGCAAGAGACGCAGACTGCTGCGATACCTGAAGGGCAAGGATTTCAACCGGTACAAGGTCCTTATCGAGAGGCTCGGTCTGCGCCACTAAAAATGCGATCCCGGGGAGCGAGGACGCGAAGTCCTCGCTCTTTTTTGGTCGATTGTGGTATTCTTACTCCGCATACGAGAAGAGATGAATACCGAGGAGGAAGAAAATTAATGGAGAAGACGTTTTCAGTCGAGATCGGAGGGCGGCCTCTGCAATTTTCCACGGGCAGAGTGGCCAGGCAGGCTAATGGAGCGGTGGTTGCCGCACATGGAGAGACCACGGTCCTGACCACGGCCTGCATCACCGACAAGCCGCGCACAGGGATCGACTTTTTCCCTCTGCTCGTCGATTTCGAGGAGAGATTTTACTCCGCCGGCAAGATACCCGGCGGTTTTATCAAGCGCGAGGGGCGCCCGTCGGAGACGGCGGTGCTGAGCTGCAGGATGGTGGACCGTTCCATCCGGTCGCTATTCGACGAGTCGATGCGTTACGACGTGCACGTGGTTTCGACCGTGCTCTCGGTCGACCAGGTCAACCCTCCCAACGTTCTGGCCATAAACGCGGCATCGGCAGCGCTCAGCATCTCCGACATCCCGTGGGGCGGGCCGGTAGGCGCGGTCAGGATAGGCCGGGTGGGCGACGATTTCGTGATCAACCCCACAGAGGAGCAGATGGAAGAGTCCACGCTCGACCTGCTGGTGACGGGACACCTGGATGGTGTGACTATGGTCGAGTGCGGATCCAGGGAGGTATCCGAGGAGCTGCTGGTCGACGCGCTGGAGCTGGCCCAGGGAGAGATAAAAAAGATTGTCGCCCTGTTCAACGAGATGCGCGACTCGGTCGGGCGCGAAAAACTGGTGTTCCCTGTGCCCCCCGTATTCTCGGATATCGACTCGTGGGCCGAGTCCAACCTGTCGGCCGATATACGAGCCGCGGTGACGATTCACGATAAGAAGCCGCGTGGAGACGCTATATCGGCGGTCAAGAACAGGCTGCTGGAGCGTTTCGAGGAGGAGTACCCCGACGCGGGCGACTATATTTCGGCGCTGGTGGACGAGATGGTCAAGAGCACCATGCGCTCGCTCATAGTCAACGAGGGAAAGAGGGCGGACGGTCGCAGCATGGACGAACTCAGGAAGGTGACCTCCGAGACGGGAGTGCTGCCGAGGGTGCACGGTTCGGCCCTGTTCACCAGGGGCGAGACCCAGGCTCTCGTCGTGACGACCCTTGGAATGATGGGAGTGGACGACCAGATCCTGGATGGTTTGAAGCAGGACGAGCCGGCCAAGAGGTTCATCCTCCACTATAACTTCCCCCCCTACTCGGTCGGGGAGGTACGCCCGATGAGGGGGCCCGGCAGGCGCGAGATCGGCCACGGCGCTCTGGCCGAGCGAGCGCTCCGACCGATGATACCGGACGAAGAGAGCTTCCCCTACGTCATGAGGGTCGTGTCGGACATACTGGAATCCAACGGCTCGAGTTCCCAGGCCTCGATCTGCGGTGCCAGCCTTGCCCTTATGGATGCCGGAGTCCCGACCAGCAAGCACGTGGCCGGGGTGGCCATGGGATTGATAAAAGAAGGAGACAGAGTGGCGATCCTCACTGATATCCAGGGGTTGGAGGATCACTTCGGCGACATGGACTTCAAGGTTGCCGGGACGCGCGAGGGTGTTACAGCCCTCCAGATGGACAACAAGGCGGGCGGGATAACCAGGGAGATACTGCAGCGTGCCCTCTCCCAGGCTCGCACTGCCAGGATGCTGATCCTGGACTCGATGGAGGCGGCGATACCGGCCCCGGCCGATCTCTCTCCCAACGCCCCCAGGATATTCATGACCACGATAGACCCGGAGAAGATACGAGATGTGATCGGCCCCGGCGGCAAGGTCATCCGCGGAATCACGCAGAAGACAGGTGTCAAGATAAACGTCGAGGACAGCGGCGAGATCTACATAGGCGGTCCGACGCAGGAGAAGGTCGACGAGGCCCTCTCGATCATTCGCGGACTCACCAAGGACCTGGAGGCGGGAGAGGTCTACTATGGTACGGTCACTCGCCTGATGGCGTTCGGCGCTTTCGTCGAGTGCCTCCCGGGCAAGGAGGGGCTTCTGCATGTCAGCGAGGTTAGCACTCGCCGCATACCCAAGGTCGATGACGTCTTCAAGGTCGGAGACCAGGTGCTCGTCATGGTTAAGGAGATAGACGACATGGGACGAGTCAACCTCACCAGGAGGCGCATACTGGAGAACGAACGCAGAATAGCCGCCGAGGGTCTCTCGGACGTGCTCCCGGCGGAGAGGGAGAGGGAGAAGGCGATAGAGGCTCTCGCGGAGGCGAGCAGGCAGAACCCCCATCCGGAGCGAGACAGGCCCGGCGGCGGGCGTGACAGAGGGGACAGGCGTTCGGGCGGAGGAGGGCCCAGGAGGCACTCCTCGGGGAGGTCTTAGACCCAGATGCCGGTCTCCGTACATATAACCCGAGACGGAAGAGCGAAGGGCTTTCCCCTTCCGGAGTACGCCACGGAGGGCGCCGCAGGCGTCGACCTTCGTTCAGTGGAGGACACTCTGCTGCTTCCGGGAGAGAGGATAAGCGTTGGGACGGGAGTCCGATTGGAGATCCCTATGGGATACGAGGGGCAGGTAAGGCCGAGGAGCGGCCTGGCCATCAGGCACGGGGTCACCGTGCTCAACGCCCCCGGGACCATCGACAGCGACTACAGGGGAGAGATTAGGGTCCTCTTGGTCAACCACGGCAAGGATCCCTTCAACATAGCCG of Synergistaceae bacterium contains these proteins:
- a CDS encoding KH domain-containing protein, with protein sequence MVTENILVLDVASVEEARRSAAETWELDLEDVTVKVLEEEKSFFGLLGRKLRVEARPLAPLQLLKGRGVVDNLLELMNLHVTSEIAEDGRINLSGPDAGIVIGKHGETLKATEYLLNLIARDVGEGRRIVLDSDGYRERREQSLQRLALAAARKCADRGRPAHLEPMTSWERRIVHLALKDNPDVETRSVGEPPSRKVVVYPLRRGNLNGRAYRRGS
- the rpsO gene encoding 30S ribosomal protein S15, which codes for MLQGEKKQGIIEEYRVHSTDTGSPEVQVAMLTQRIRELTEHLKIHTKDFHSRRGLLKMVGKRRRLLRYLKGKDFNRYKVLIERLGLRH
- the dut gene encoding dUTP diphosphatase; its protein translation is MPVSVHITRDGRAKGFPLPEYATEGAAGVDLRSVEDTLLLPGERISVGTGVRLEIPMGYEGQVRPRSGLAIRHGVTVLNAPGTIDSDYRGEIRVLLVNHGKDPFNIAAGDRIAQLVIAPVSRVEWVEAESLEATERGEGGFGSTGNG
- a CDS encoding prolipoprotein diacylglyceryl transferase; the encoded protein is MYPVLFTIGDTPVHSYYLLWTLALMMAVLLVRSRMTGMYGLVDDDARAIIIWGFLGMLLGARMGSVYDSWAIYRADLWRILRVWEGGLSAIPAFLGAAALSLVASLARGVSFWKVVDAAATPAALTVAVGRWGCFLNGCCWGIVTTSPLGVRFISDSPDVLRHPTQLYYSFGALAIAGLLQWTEQALLGDGDARRVKGAVLCPLFSVLYSVMRLSIDPFRSDYYGAGMQLNRYILSVTAVVGAAWLAHSLFAKRGGERGL
- a CDS encoding polyribonucleotide nucleotidyltransferase produces the protein MEKTFSVEIGGRPLQFSTGRVARQANGAVVAAHGETTVLTTACITDKPRTGIDFFPLLVDFEERFYSAGKIPGGFIKREGRPSETAVLSCRMVDRSIRSLFDESMRYDVHVVSTVLSVDQVNPPNVLAINAASAALSISDIPWGGPVGAVRIGRVGDDFVINPTEEQMEESTLDLLVTGHLDGVTMVECGSREVSEELLVDALELAQGEIKKIVALFNEMRDSVGREKLVFPVPPVFSDIDSWAESNLSADIRAAVTIHDKKPRGDAISAVKNRLLERFEEEYPDAGDYISALVDEMVKSTMRSLIVNEGKRADGRSMDELRKVTSETGVLPRVHGSALFTRGETQALVVTTLGMMGVDDQILDGLKQDEPAKRFILHYNFPPYSVGEVRPMRGPGRREIGHGALAERALRPMIPDEESFPYVMRVVSDILESNGSSSQASICGASLALMDAGVPTSKHVAGVAMGLIKEGDRVAILTDIQGLEDHFGDMDFKVAGTREGVTALQMDNKAGGITREILQRALSQARTARMLILDSMEAAIPAPADLSPNAPRIFMTTIDPEKIRDVIGPGGKVIRGITQKTGVKINVEDSGEIYIGGPTQEKVDEALSIIRGLTKDLEAGEVYYGTVTRLMAFGAFVECLPGKEGLLHVSEVSTRRIPKVDDVFKVGDQVLVMVKEIDDMGRVNLTRRRILENERRIAAEGLSDVLPAEREREKAIEALAEASRQNPHPERDRPGGGRDRGDRRSGGGGPRRHSSGRS
- a CDS encoding Do family serine endopeptidase; its protein translation is MQLKNKNLGIIGVPVALLLVLTFLLQLTSLATPSFAQDPFTDNPVAKIAKELSPAVVNIDVEAMVTRSMSPFGDDPIFRQFFGEEFRRFSRTIPMKGRGSGFIVSKDGHIITNNHVVDGADKITATFADGRTFEAKVLGKDPTFDLAVLKIEGNDLPFLELADSDKTEVGEWVVAIGNPFGLEHTVTVGVISAKNRSIHAGNVNFDGFLQTDAAINPGNSGGPLLNLRGEVVGINTAIVPYAQGIGFAIPVNMAKQVMNDLIEFGKVRRGWLGVTIQPLTREFAEAYGVDGENGAVVSDVMPDSPAEKAGLHRGDVILEVDGASVKNHQEFVMKIRQMLAGTKVKLTVVRQKKTIEIDATLGDMPGSEVRAVPGEGGAKALKGLGIEVSSVTDEVRKKNGLKKDEGVLISSVEEGSMAQRAGIRENDVILEMNGLRLSGLSDLDRVDDKSGSAVLLIMRDSRTFFVSIRTRK